Within Fusarium fujikuroi IMI 58289 draft genome, chromosome FFUJ_chr08, the genomic segment CCGAAGTGTCTCAGAAGGGTCTGAGCCTCGTGGGAGAGGGGATCATGCACAGCTGACAGCCTACCCTGCCTCGTCGCAAATTAGCACAAGCGATAATGTCCGGGGTCCGATCAACGAATGCTACTGTACAGAGTACTCCGTACCCCAAGGGGCCAAGAAGCCACCCCATTCCATAGTTCGGCGTTTTTTGGTCGTTCCCCGCGTAACCGGCAACACAATTGGTGGCTTGCGATAAGGTAAGTTACCTACTCTGTACTTGGAGACCACAGATCCCATTTGCGGATTGTGAACGCAGAGTCAAGACTGTGCGACGAGAATTGTTCTTCTGGAATGCTCCCGCTGGCCAGCGGGACATCCAATAATACAGCGAGGTTCAGGCAGCTGGTCAGTAGCAAGgttgttggcgatggtgataCACAAAGGATGGCGCTCCCCTTCGTATCGCTACCCCTGCATCTCAACACCCAATCGACGATTAGTTAATCCCGCAAAAACACGCCGGGACTTGCAGCATAAAATGCATAAAGACACCGCCCTAATCTTACTTATGTACCAATGCGATGGCGGACCGGCACGCTGGGTCAACTCAAGCGCCACAACACGTTCTCGGCCGGACCATGGCTAGACGAGCCAACAGCTCGGATAAGGCCCAACAAGCGGGTAATGAATGGCAGACTAGAATGCGGCTCATTCGCAGCTCTGGACTAGAACTGAAGCGGTGCAGGATGCAAGAATTGTCTGTGGAAAACCATCCAAGAGGCCGCATCTGGAAAGTTCCAGTGCAGTAGCCAAATGGGTGGGATttggcttggccttgttctaGCGGGGTGTTGCACCAAGGGACTTTTCTAGAGTCTAGATGATTGGAATCTGACAAGTATGAGAGGTATAAGTGTATACTCGTTCAATGTCCTGAATGCACAGGGCTCCAGTAAAGTTAAGTGAATTGAGTTTGTGACAGCCCTATCTGGCATCTTAAAGTTCTTGGCCATCCTTATGTCGCATTATTGTAATCGATATCAGCAAGTGGGGGGGATTACATAGGAATATAAATGAACAGCATAACCCTGGCTTCAGTTTAAGGCTACCCTGGAGAAGGATCATTTCTCGGAGGCTTGATGGATTCACTGGTCGGGGGCATTGATCGTAAATCCTAcaagtattatcttttacCAATGGATAGCTCCTACACTCTGATGCATCGTTGATAAGTTGCTCTTTCGCAAATGGCTTTAATTCAACATAAAGTGGCCAAGACATCCGCCTATCGTGCGCTTCATATCTGGGTGTTTCGCCCATTTATTAAGGTCGCTTTTATAGCCAAAGTTGGCAAAATCAGGCCAAAAGTCTGGGAAACTGTACCCAAAGGAAGTTAACCACGACAAAAAGTCCATAGGGGTCCGTAAATTATCCCAAACAGCGCGTCGGAAGGGCATTACTTTCAACTTCAAGATACCTATTGCAAAGGGTGCCTCTTGCTTGTCGATAACAGTCACGTAAATCAAAACGGCAAAAGTATCTGAGTAAGTAAAACAACATCCTATAATGCGAGAGCATGATGGCTATGCCTTCTTGGTGTATCTGATGATAGGTCGGGAGACGACCTAGAAAGCCACGGAAATGCTCTAACTCTACTCTCAACTTCCATGATAAAGTGACGACAGTGCATAGATACAAAAACTTAGGCTTGCGCATGAATCTATGAAGCTATTGAAACCTGTCCCGGTCTACGAGCACCTATCACCTGCTCGTAGTAGTCTTGAAACGTGCAGCATCAGTCTAGAAAACCACTACGTCCACTTGAGTATAAGCTTGAAAACACCCTTCAAACCTCCAACCAATGAGAAACCCCAATTTCAAATACGACATACGCACACGCATTTCCCCATCTCGACTTTTGAGATGACATCGTGAAGATCTCTCGCGATGTGGGCTCCCACCTCCCGACGAGCCCCCACAACACGGGTGTCCTCCATTGAGCTGCGCGTTCGCGAGCCAATCGTCGTCACCTCTTTTGCCTGACTCGTTTTACATTCTCCGCTATAGGCTGGCCCTAAACTCGACCTCGGCAGTGCTTTTTAGGTGCCGTCTATGCTTCATTCTTAGCTTGGCAGCTTTATTCGGAGAAATTGACCGTTTGGTTGTTTTCCGTAACATTAACGCGTCACAGCGTGTCCATGCGCCTCTCGACAATGCGAATATGCAGCCTCAGCGCCACTCGGTATgtgggttgttgttgaggtcGAGAGGCGGTGGATTCGGAGCTTAcaatagatataaagaatgACTTTCTGCAATTTAATCACAATCTCGATATCCTCATCACTCGCATCAGCCTCTTCCAGACCGTTCTCTACCCAAATACAAACTATCATTGgaaatcatcaacatgccTTCTTTCAAGAGCCTCCTCACCAGCTTCGCCCTCGCGGCTAGCATCGCCTCGGCCCATCCAGGACATGATATTGCTCACGAGGCCGCCGAACGTCGCGAGTTTCTCAATTCTGTCAAGCGATCCTCCCTCGCCCACTGCGCCCCCAAGCTTCGAGCTCGTGGTATTGAGGCTCGCAACATCGCTCGTCGTTCGGCTCAGATTAACAAGGCTCGCCAGAAGCgaagcttgaagaagcgCGATGCTGATACCGCCCTGAACACTTCTCACAACAAGACTTCTCAAGGCTTCAGCCCTTGCACTGCCCCTTCGGTTCTGTTTGCCAGCATCAACTCTTGTGTTTTGACTCCCGAGGTTACTCAGGGTCCTTACTGTAAGTAAATTCCGTTTCCTCTTTGTTTCAGGGAcattagctaaaataatcCAGATGTGGCCGGCGAATACGTTCGTGAGAACATCATTGAAGATCAAGAGGGTCTCAACATCGTCCTCGACTACCAGGTTATTGACGTCGAAACCTGCGACCCTGTCCCCGATGTCTACCTGGAGATGTGGCACTGCAACTCCACTGGCGTGTACTCTGGTATCGTTGCCAACGGCAATGGCGATAGCTCTGATGAGACCAACATTGACCAGACTTGGCTTCGAGGTATTCAGAAGACCGACTCTGATGGTGTTGCTCAGTTCGAGTCCATCTTCCCCGGTCACTACACCAGCCGTGCTACTCATATCCACGTCATGGTCCATGCCAACGCGACTCTCCTCGCCAACCAGACCCTCGGCCGAGACAACTACGCCAGCCATGTTGGACAAGCCTTCTTCGACCAAGACCTCATCTCGCAAGTCGAAACTCTCGAGCCTTATGCTTCCAACACCCAGGAACTCACCCTCAACGAAGATGATGGTATTCTGAGCGAAGAGACACAGACCGATGGTGTTGACCCCTTCATGGAGTACACTCTTCTCGGTGACAGCATCAGCGACGGTCTTTTCGCTTGGCTTGCTTTCGGCATCAACTCCACCCAGTCTAGCTCCGTGTCTCCGGCTGCCTACTACTACAAGGAGGGAGGCGTTGCCAACGAGAACTCCGGTGGCGGTATGGGCGGATCTGCTCCTTCTGGTGCTGCTCCTGGAGGCACACCTCCGGCCAAGATTGACGAGTAAGAGAATCCTACGGTGAATTAAATCCGGGGTGCGACCGGTTGGATCCATGGGAGTGGATACTGCTAGAATACCGTGTTACCGATATACCCGAGTTTCCCGACGACGCTGGGAAGTTAGCAGATGTTGTGATGAGTCTGGGCAAGCGATCTGCGATTTGTTGGAGAAGTGCCTGCTTGGTCTGGAACTAAGTTCATTGTCTATATAGAATTTTGCATAACTGTTTATAGCTCATAGAAAGAAACCGTTTTTGTTGATCAAACTCCACGCCACTTGCCACCAgatgaatggatgatgagaatagGAATGGCTCTACAATGCTATTTATCAATAGTTAATGGACGTCGAATTGATCCTCGATCGTGAAATAGCTAAACATCTAGATccagaaggccaagacaagaccaccaagaaTACTCAGTATCCACGTAGCTGCCTCTGACTTCTTAAACTGCGCCTTCTTGTATCCAAATCCCAGATCAAACACCAAGTGTCGAATACCATTGATAAAATGATATGCGAACGGAAACCCTAGCAGTCCAAATTTGATTGCGGCCTTGGTAGCAAAAGGCAACGCTCCAAAAGCCGACACCAAAGCAGCAGAGTCAAATCCTATTCCAAGATAAGGAGCTACAGCATGGGCGCACAGGGTCAGGTAAGCTGTACCACCTACAGCAAGGCCTGTTATTCGAGTCCATGCTGATGCACTGAACCAGACTTGTCCAACCTTGTAGATTGTGAGGTTTGGAGTGACGGGGCGGTTGAGGCGTTGTTTGACAAGAATGTCGTGAGCTTCTTTCTGGCTCGTGTGAACAATCTCTGGGCGTTCTCTGTAAGAAGATCTGAAGGGAGTTAGAGAGAAACCAGGAGGGAGTTGAAATTGAGAACTCACCTTGCTTGTTGGGACAACAGACGGGCCAAAGCCAACTTCGGGACGCtctggttgatgaagactcCCGGTCGTTCAATGCCTATTGAGGAGCTTCAACAAAGCTATTGCGATTACACTTCTAGTTTCAGGTGTTTTACCTCTCATggcaccaagaccaagtcgTTGTATGCTCATGGTGACTAACCAGTGACAATAAACGTCAATCCCAGAGTACTTTTAGAAGAGTTGATTACGCATTCGATGACAGTCCGA encodes:
- a CDS encoding related to protocatechuate 3,4-dioxygenase beta subunit — translated: MPSFKSLLTSFALAASIASAHPGHDIAHEAAERREFLNSVKRSSLAHCAPKLRARGIEARNIARRSAQINKARQKRSLKKRDADTALNTSHNKTSQGFSPCTAPSVLFASINSCVLTPEVTQGPYYVAGEYVRENIIEDQEGLNIVLDYQVIDVETCDPVPDVYLEMWHCNSTGVYSGIVANGNGDSSDETNIDQTWLRGIQKTDSDGVAQFESIFPGHYTSRATHIHVMVHANATLLANQTLGRDNYASHVGQAFFDQDLISQVETLEPYASNTQELTLNEDDGILSEETQTDGVDPFMEYTLLGDSISDGLFAWLAFGINSTQSSSVSPAAYYYKEGGVANENSGGGMGGSAPSGAAPGGTPPAKIDE
- a CDS encoding related to cytochrome b-large subunit codes for the protein MSIQRLGLGAMRGIERPGVFINQSVPKLALARLLSQQARSSYRERPEIVHTSQKEAHDILVKQRLNRPVTPNLTIYKVGQVWFSASAWTRITGLAVGGTAYLTLCAHAVAPYLGIGFDSAALVSAFGALPFATKAAIKFGLLGFPFAYHFINGIRHLVFDLGFGYKKAQFKKSEAATWILSILGGLVLAFWI